From Streptomyces sp. NBC_00690, a single genomic window includes:
- the opcA gene encoding glucose-6-phosphate dehydrogenase assembly protein OpcA translates to MKIDLTDTTSSKINKALVQGRRAVGTPAVGMVLTLVIVTDEENAYDALKAANDASREHPSRTLVVIKRVSRSPRDRAQTRLDAEVRVGADAGNGETVVLRLYGEVTDHAQSVVLPLLLPDAPVVVWWPINAPLDPAKDPLGALAQRRVTDSYAAERPIHELTARSEAYTPGDTDLAWTRITPWRSMLAAALDQVICDVTSVEVEGEEFNPSVELLGMWLADRLSVPVRRSLSSGPGLTAVRMETSCGPIVLDRADGSLANLAIHGQPDRAVALKRRETAELIAEELRRLDPDDTYESTLRFGVDRLDDSDGGGARPGTSDDARPVAEPAAEKKAAPAAARKAPARKAAAK, encoded by the coding sequence ATGAAGATCGACCTCACGGACACCACATCCAGCAAGATCAACAAAGCGCTGGTGCAGGGGCGCCGAGCGGTCGGCACCCCGGCCGTCGGCATGGTCCTCACCCTGGTCATCGTCACGGACGAGGAGAACGCCTACGACGCGCTGAAGGCCGCGAACGACGCGTCCCGGGAGCACCCCTCGCGGACCCTCGTGGTCATCAAGCGGGTCTCCCGCTCACCGCGGGACCGGGCGCAGACGCGGCTGGACGCCGAGGTGCGGGTGGGCGCGGACGCCGGCAACGGTGAAACGGTCGTGCTGCGGCTGTACGGCGAGGTCACCGACCACGCCCAGTCCGTGGTGCTGCCGCTGCTGCTCCCCGACGCCCCGGTGGTGGTCTGGTGGCCGATCAACGCGCCGCTGGACCCCGCCAAGGACCCGCTCGGGGCGCTCGCCCAGCGGCGAGTCACCGACAGCTATGCGGCCGAGCGGCCGATCCACGAGCTGACCGCGCGCTCCGAGGCTTACACCCCCGGGGACACGGATCTGGCCTGGACCAGGATCACCCCCTGGCGCTCCATGCTCGCCGCCGCGCTGGACCAGGTGATCTGCGACGTCACCTCGGTCGAGGTGGAGGGCGAGGAGTTCAATCCCAGTGTGGAACTGCTGGGGATGTGGCTGGCGGATCGGCTCTCGGTACCGGTGCGGCGCTCGCTCTCCTCGGGGCCCGGGCTGACCGCGGTCCGCATGGAGACGAGCTGCGGCCCGATCGTCCTCGACCGCGCCGACGGGTCCCTGGCGAACCTCGCCATCCATGGGCAGCCCGACCGGGCGGTGGCCCTCAAGCGCCGTGAGACCGCGGAACTGATCGCGGAGGAGCTGCGCAGGCTGGACCCGGACGACACCTACGAGTCGACGCTGCGCTTCGGTGTGGACCGGCTGGACGACAGCGACGGCGGCGGGGCACGCCCCGGCACATCGGACGACGCCCGTCCGGTGGCCGAGCCCGCCGCGGAGAAGAAGGCGGCCCCGGCCGCCGCTCGCAAGGCCCCCGCGCGCAAGGCGGCGGCCAAGTGA
- the pgl gene encoding 6-phosphogluconolactonase — MSAPQLVVHRDKELMAQAAAARLITRIVDAQAARGSASVVLTGGRNGNALLAALATSPARDAVDWQHLDLWWGDERFLPDGDPERNVTQAHEALLDRVAVDPARVHPMAPSDGAYGSDVEAAAAAYAQALAAASGPEDHGPVPTFDVLMLGVGPDTHVASLFPELPAVRETERTVVGVRGAPKPPPTRISLTLPAIRAAREVWLLAAGEDKANAVAMALSGAGEIQAPAAGARGRSRTLWLLDAAAASELPRDLYPPASA; from the coding sequence GTGAGCGCTCCGCAGCTGGTCGTCCACCGCGACAAGGAGTTGATGGCACAGGCCGCCGCGGCCCGGTTGATCACCCGGATCGTGGATGCGCAGGCAGCACGCGGCTCGGCCTCGGTGGTGCTCACCGGCGGCCGTAACGGCAATGCCCTGCTGGCGGCCCTCGCGACCTCACCCGCCAGGGATGCGGTGGACTGGCAGCACCTCGACCTGTGGTGGGGTGACGAGCGGTTCCTGCCGGACGGGGACCCCGAGCGCAATGTCACCCAGGCCCACGAGGCACTGTTGGACCGGGTTGCGGTGGACCCTGCGCGGGTGCATCCGATGGCCCCTTCGGACGGTGCGTACGGCAGTGACGTGGAGGCGGCAGCCGCCGCCTACGCACAGGCGCTGGCTGCCGCATCCGGCCCGGAGGACCACGGTCCGGTGCCCACCTTCGACGTACTGATGCTGGGCGTCGGGCCGGACACCCATGTGGCCTCGCTCTTCCCGGAGTTGCCCGCCGTGCGGGAGACCGAGCGCACGGTGGTGGGGGTGCGCGGCGCACCGAAACCGCCGCCGACCCGGATCTCCCTGACGCTTCCGGCAATCAGGGCGGCCCGTGAGGTGTGGTTGCTGGCCGCGGGCGAGGACAAGGCCAATGCCGTGGCGATGGCGCTGTCGGGGGCGGGCGAGATCCAGGCCCCGGCCGCGGGCGCCCGAGGACGCAGCAGGACGCTCTGGCTGTTGGACGCGGCAGCGGCATCCGAGCTGCCCCGGGACCTCTACCCACCGGCCTCCGCCTAG
- a CDS encoding heme o synthase, producing the protein MTAVESRPAGVLGTSPGARPFGARVKAFVALTKPRIIELLLITTVPVMFLAAQGVPDLWLVLATCFGGYLSAGGANALNMYIDRDIDALMDRTSQRPLVTGMVSPREGLVFGLALAVISTLWFGLLVNWLSAWLSLGALLFYVIVYTMILKRRTSQNIVWGGIAGCMPVLIGWSAVTNSMSWAAVILFLVIFFWTPPHYWPLSMKVREDYARVGVPMLPVVASNQVVARQIVLYSWVMVAVSLLLTPLGYTGWFYTSVALATGGWWLWEAHALQTRAKSGATGGKLKEMRLFHWSITYVSLLFVAVAVDPFVS; encoded by the coding sequence GTGACGGCCGTCGAATCCCGTCCAGCGGGGGTGCTTGGGACTAGCCCCGGCGCCCGGCCGTTCGGGGCCAGGGTCAAAGCATTCGTGGCCCTCACCAAGCCACGGATCATCGAGCTGCTGCTCATTACCACCGTGCCCGTGATGTTCCTCGCGGCGCAAGGTGTGCCTGATCTTTGGCTGGTGCTCGCCACCTGCTTCGGTGGCTATCTCTCCGCGGGCGGCGCCAACGCGCTGAACATGTACATCGATCGCGATATCGATGCCCTCATGGACCGCACCTCGCAGCGGCCCCTCGTCACCGGCATGGTGTCGCCGCGTGAGGGCCTGGTCTTCGGCCTTGCGCTCGCGGTCATCTCCACGCTCTGGTTCGGGCTCCTGGTCAACTGGCTGTCCGCCTGGCTCTCGCTCGGTGCCCTCCTCTTCTACGTCATCGTCTACACGATGATCTTGAAGCGGCGCACCTCGCAGAACATCGTCTGGGGCGGCATCGCGGGCTGTATGCCGGTCCTGATCGGCTGGTCAGCGGTCACCAACTCGATGTCCTGGGCTGCGGTCATCCTCTTCCTGGTCATCTTCTTCTGGACGCCGCCGCACTACTGGCCGCTGTCGATGAAGGTGCGGGAGGACTACGCACGCGTCGGGGTGCCGATGCTGCCCGTGGTCGCCTCCAACCAGGTGGTGGCCCGCCAGATCGTCCTCTACAGCTGGGTGATGGTCGCGGTCTCACTGCTGCTGACCCCGCTCGGCTACACCGGCTGGTTCTACACCTCGGTGGCGCTGGCCACCGGTGGTTGGTGGCTGTGGGAGGCCCACGCCCTCCAGACCCGCGCCAAGTCGGGTGCGACGGGCGGCAAGCTCAAGGAGATGCGCCTCTTCCACTGGTCGATCACCTATGTGTCGCTGCTGTTCGTCGCGGTCGCCGTGGACCCCTTCGTCAGCTGA
- the tkt gene encoding transketolase yields MSTKPTTTDLEWTDLDQRAVDTARVLAMDSVQKVGNGHPGTAMSLAPAAYVLFQKVMRHDPADADWTGRDRFVLSAGHSSLTLYTQLYLAGFGLELDDLKAFRTWGSKTPGHPEYGHTTGVETTTGPLGQGVANAVGMAMAARYERGLFDPDAAPGTSPFDHTVFAIAGDGCLQEGIAAEASSLAGHQKLGNLVLLWDDNHISIEGDTETAVSEDTLKRYEAYGWHVQRVEQQENGDLDPAALYRAFKAAQAETERPSFIAARSIIAWPAPHAQNTEAAHGSALGEEEVAATKRVLGFDPEQHFEVTDEVIAHTRGALDRGREARGEWEKTFAAWRTANPERAAEFDRVRAGELPSGWEEAIPDFEPGKSVATRAASGKILQALGALLPELWGGSADLAGSNNTTIDKTSSFLPADNPLPEANPYGRTVHYGIREHSMAAVMNGIALHGNTRIYGGTFLVFSDYMRNAVRLSALMHLPVTYVWTHDSIGLGEDGPTHQPVEHLASLRAIPGLNIVRPADANETAIAWREILKRYTKKFGVGAPHGLALTRQGVPTYERNEDAARGGYVLFEAEGGDAQVVLIGTGSEVQLAVEARDQLQAAGVPTRVVSMPSVEWFEEQDQEYRDAVLPPAVRARVAVEAGIGLTWHRFVGDAGRIVSLEHFGASADGKVLFREFGFTADAVAAAARESLAAAAR; encoded by the coding sequence GTGAGCACCAAGCCGACCACCACAGACCTTGAGTGGACCGATCTGGACCAGCGGGCCGTTGATACCGCCCGCGTCCTGGCCATGGATTCCGTACAGAAGGTCGGCAACGGCCACCCCGGTACGGCCATGAGCCTCGCGCCCGCCGCCTATGTGCTCTTCCAGAAGGTGATGCGCCACGACCCCGCGGACGCGGACTGGACCGGTCGGGACCGGTTCGTACTCTCCGCAGGGCACTCGTCGCTGACCCTCTACACCCAGCTGTACCTGGCCGGTTTCGGCCTGGAGTTGGATGATCTGAAGGCGTTCCGGACCTGGGGCTCCAAGACCCCCGGCCACCCGGAATACGGCCACACCACCGGTGTCGAGACGACCACGGGTCCCCTCGGCCAGGGTGTCGCCAACGCCGTGGGCATGGCGATGGCCGCCCGCTACGAGCGCGGTCTGTTCGACCCGGACGCGGCGCCCGGCACCTCGCCGTTCGACCACACCGTCTTCGCCATCGCCGGTGACGGCTGCCTCCAGGAGGGCATCGCCGCCGAGGCGTCCTCGCTCGCCGGCCACCAGAAGCTGGGCAATCTGGTCCTCCTGTGGGACGACAACCACATCTCGATCGAGGGCGACACGGAGACCGCGGTCTCCGAGGACACCCTCAAGAGGTACGAGGCGTACGGCTGGCACGTCCAGCGCGTGGAGCAGCAGGAGAACGGCGACCTCGACCCTGCGGCCCTGTACCGGGCGTTCAAGGCGGCGCAGGCGGAGACCGAGCGGCCGTCCTTCATCGCGGCCCGTTCGATCATTGCCTGGCCCGCCCCGCACGCCCAGAACACCGAGGCTGCGCACGGTTCGGCACTCGGCGAGGAGGAGGTCGCGGCCACCAAGCGCGTCCTCGGCTTCGACCCCGAGCAGCACTTCGAGGTCACGGACGAGGTCATCGCGCACACCCGCGGGGCACTGGACCGGGGTCGTGAGGCGCGCGGCGAGTGGGAGAAGACCTTCGCCGCCTGGCGTACGGCCAACCCGGAGCGCGCGGCCGAGTTCGACCGCGTCCGCGCGGGCGAGCTGCCCTCGGGCTGGGAAGAGGCGATCCCGGACTTCGAGCCCGGCAAGAGCGTCGCGACCCGAGCGGCGTCCGGCAAGATCCTCCAGGCGCTCGGTGCGCTCCTGCCCGAGCTGTGGGGCGGCTCGGCCGACCTCGCGGGCTCCAACAACACCACGATCGACAAGACGTCGTCGTTCCTGCCCGCGGACAACCCGCTGCCGGAGGCCAACCCGTACGGCCGCACGGTCCACTACGGCATCCGCGAGCACTCGATGGCGGCCGTGATGAACGGCATCGCGCTGCACGGCAACACCCGTATCTACGGCGGCACCTTCCTGGTGTTCTCCGACTACATGCGCAACGCGGTGCGGCTGTCGGCGCTGATGCACCTGCCGGTCACGTACGTGTGGACGCATGACTCGATCGGTCTGGGCGAGGACGGCCCGACCCACCAGCCGGTGGAGCACCTGGCGTCGCTGCGGGCCATCCCGGGGCTGAACATCGTCCGCCCGGCCGACGCCAATGAGACGGCGATCGCCTGGCGCGAGATCCTGAAGCGGTACACGAAGAAGTTCGGCGTGGGTGCGCCGCACGGTCTGGCGCTCACCCGCCAGGGCGTGCCGACGTACGAGCGCAACGAGGACGCTGCGCGCGGCGGCTATGTGCTGTTCGAGGCCGAGGGCGGCGACGCCCAGGTGGTGCTCATCGGCACGGGCTCCGAAGTGCAGCTGGCGGTCGAGGCGCGGGATCAGCTCCAGGCGGCCGGTGTGCCGACCCGGGTGGTCTCGATGCCGTCGGTCGAGTGGTTCGAGGAGCAGGACCAGGAGTACCGGGACGCGGTGCTGCCGCCCGCCGTCAGGGCGCGGGTGGCGGTGGAGGCCGGCATCGGGCTCACCTGGCACCGCTTCGTGGGCGATGCAGGACGGATCGTCTCGCTGGAGCACTTCGGTGCCTCGGCGGACGGGAAGGTCCTGTTCCGCGAGTTCGGATTCACCGCGGACGCGGTTGCCGCCGCCGCGCGGGAATCTCTCGCCGCCGCAGCACGCTGA
- the tal gene encoding transaldolase, with protein MTDALKRLTDEGVAIWLDDLSRKRITSGNLAELIDQQHVVGVTTNPSIFQKAISSGDGYERQLTELAARKVTVEEAIRMITTADVRDAADILRPVFDATGGQDGRVSIEVDPRLAHNTLSTVAEAKQLAWLVDRPNTLIKIPATKAGLPAITETIGNGISVNVTLIFSLERYREVMDAYLAGLEKAKERGLDLSKIHSVASFFVSRVDTEIDKQLDALGTAEAKDARGKAALANARLAYEAYEEVFGSDRWSVLDRARANKQRPLWASTGVKDPAYKDTLYVDELVAPGTVNTMPESTLDATADHGQITGDTVRGTYDESRAALAAVAELGISYDDVVKLLEDEGVEKFEAAWNDLLKSTEAELKRLAPSEG; from the coding sequence ATGACAGACGCACTCAAGCGCCTGACCGACGAAGGCGTCGCGATCTGGCTCGACGACCTGTCGCGCAAGCGGATCACCTCGGGGAACCTCGCCGAGCTGATCGACCAGCAGCACGTGGTCGGCGTGACCACCAACCCGTCGATCTTCCAGAAGGCGATCAGCAGCGGTGACGGCTACGAGCGGCAGCTCACGGAGCTGGCCGCGCGCAAGGTCACCGTCGAGGAAGCCATCCGCATGATCACGACGGCGGACGTGCGGGACGCCGCCGACATCCTGCGGCCGGTGTTCGACGCCACCGGCGGTCAGGACGGCCGGGTCTCCATCGAGGTCGACCCCCGACTGGCCCACAACACCCTGTCGACGGTCGCCGAGGCCAAGCAGCTGGCCTGGCTGGTGGACCGCCCCAACACCCTGATCAAGATCCCGGCGACCAAGGCCGGTCTGCCCGCGATCACCGAGACCATCGGGAACGGCATCAGCGTCAACGTCACGCTGATCTTCTCGCTGGAGCGGTACCGCGAGGTGATGGACGCCTATCTGGCGGGCCTGGAGAAGGCCAAGGAGCGCGGACTGGATCTCTCGAAGATCCATTCGGTGGCCTCCTTCTTCGTCTCCCGCGTGGACACCGAGATCGACAAGCAGCTCGACGCGCTGGGGACCGCCGAGGCCAAGGACGCCCGCGGCAAGGCGGCACTCGCCAATGCCCGCCTGGCCTACGAGGCGTACGAGGAGGTGTTCGGCTCGGACCGCTGGTCGGTGCTGGACCGTGCCCGCGCCAACAAGCAGCGTCCGCTGTGGGCGTCGACGGGTGTCAAGGACCCGGCGTACAAGGACACGCTGTACGTGGACGAGCTGGTCGCGCCGGGCACGGTGAACACCATGCCCGAGAGCACCTTGGACGCCACCGCGGACCACGGCCAGATCACCGGTGACACGGTGCGCGGCACGTACGACGAGTCCCGTGCCGCACTGGCTGCGGTCGCGGAACTGGGCATCTCGTACGACGATGTCGTCAAGCTGCTGGAAGACGAAGGCGTCGAGAAGTTCGAGGCCGCCTGGAACGATCTGCTCAAGTCGACCGAGGCAGAGCTCAAGCGCCTCGCCCCCTCGGAGGGCTGA
- the zwf gene encoding glucose-6-phosphate dehydrogenase — MFGTGEANPLRDAADRRLPRIAGPSGLVIFGVTGDLSRKKLMPAVYDLANRGLLPPGFSLVGFARREWQNEDFAQEVHDAVKAHARTPFREEVWQQLIQGMRFVQGDFGDDDAFETLKKTITELDEAQGTGGNFAFYLSVPPKFFPKVVKQLKKHGLADQKEGSWRRAVIEKPFGHDLVSAKELNQVVHEVFPPHEVFRIDHYLGKETVQNILALRFANTLFEPIWNRSYVDHVQITMAEDIGIGGRAGYYDGIGAARDVIQNHLLQLLALTAMEEPASFDADALAAEKTKVLGAVRLPKDLGANTVRGQYAAGWQGGAKAVGYLQEEGIDPRSTTDTYAAVKLEIDNRRWAGVPFYLRTGKRLGRRVTEIAVVFQRAPHSPFDHTATEELGQNALVIRVQPDEGVTLRFGSKVPGTSMEVRDVSMDFAYGESFTESSPEAYERLLLDVLLGDSNLFPRVEEVELSWKILDPIETFWDNNGKPAQYPSGTWGPIEADEMLARDGRSWRRP; from the coding sequence TTGTTCGGTACCGGCGAAGCAAATCCGCTTCGTGATGCCGCCGACCGACGGCTCCCGCGCATCGCGGGGCCGTCGGGCCTGGTCATCTTTGGTGTCACGGGTGACCTGTCCCGTAAGAAACTGATGCCCGCCGTCTACGACCTGGCCAATCGCGGACTGCTGCCGCCGGGTTTCTCCCTGGTCGGGTTCGCCCGTCGGGAGTGGCAGAACGAGGACTTCGCGCAGGAGGTCCACGACGCGGTCAAGGCTCATGCCCGCACTCCGTTCCGTGAGGAGGTCTGGCAGCAGCTCATCCAGGGGATGCGCTTCGTCCAGGGCGACTTCGGGGACGACGACGCGTTCGAGACGTTGAAGAAGACGATCACCGAACTGGACGAGGCACAGGGCACCGGAGGCAATTTCGCCTTCTATCTGTCGGTGCCGCCGAAGTTCTTCCCCAAGGTGGTCAAGCAGCTGAAGAAGCACGGCCTGGCCGACCAGAAGGAAGGTTCCTGGCGACGGGCCGTGATCGAGAAGCCCTTCGGCCACGACCTGGTGTCGGCCAAGGAGCTCAACCAGGTGGTGCACGAGGTCTTCCCGCCCCACGAGGTCTTCCGCATCGACCACTACCTGGGCAAGGAGACCGTCCAGAACATCCTGGCGCTGCGGTTCGCGAACACCCTGTTCGAGCCGATCTGGAACCGGTCGTACGTCGACCATGTGCAGATCACCATGGCCGAGGACATCGGCATCGGCGGCCGGGCCGGGTACTACGACGGCATCGGTGCTGCGCGGGACGTCATCCAGAACCACCTGCTGCAACTGCTGGCGCTGACCGCGATGGAGGAGCCCGCCTCCTTCGACGCCGATGCACTCGCCGCGGAGAAGACCAAGGTGTTGGGCGCGGTACGGCTGCCCAAGGACCTCGGTGCGAACACCGTACGCGGCCAGTACGCGGCCGGGTGGCAGGGCGGCGCCAAGGCCGTCGGCTACCTCCAGGAAGAGGGCATCGACCCTCGGTCGACGACCGACACCTATGCGGCCGTCAAGCTGGAGATCGACAACCGCCGCTGGGCGGGCGTGCCGTTCTACCTGCGGACGGGCAAGCGCCTCGGGCGCCGGGTCACCGAGATCGCGGTCGTCTTCCAGCGCGCGCCGCACTCCCCCTTCGACCACACCGCCACCGAGGAGCTGGGGCAGAACGCCCTGGTGATCAGGGTGCAGCCGGACGAGGGCGTGACGCTGCGGTTCGGTTCCAAGGTTCCGGGCACCTCGATGGAGGTGCGTGACGTCTCGATGGACTTCGCCTACGGCGAGTCCTTCACCGAGTCGAGCCCGGAGGCGTACGAGCGACTCCTCCTCGATGTCCTGCTCGGTGACTCGAACCTCTTCCCGAGGGTGGAGGAGGTCGAGCTGTCCTGGAAGATCCTCGATCCCATCGAGACGTTCTGGGACAACAACGGCAAGCCCGCCCAGTATCCGTCCGGGACCTGGGGCCCGATCGAGGCGGACGAAATGCTCGCACGAGACGGACGGAGCTGGCGTCGCCCATGA